A segment of the Terriglobia bacterium genome:
CGATGTGTTCGCCGGTGGCGAGCTTGGGGACGTACTTGCGCTTCTGCTCCTCGCTGCCGGCAACAAAAATATGGTTGGTGCAAAGCGAGGTGTGGGCGGCCACAATGATGCCGATGGACCCGTCCACGCGAGAGAGTTCCTCGATGGCGAGCACGTACTCGATATAACCCATGCCGGCGCCGCCGTATTCCGGCGGAAAGATGGCGCCCATCAGGCCGAGGCGGCCCAGTTCCTTGACCGTCTCCAGCGGGAAGCGCGATTCCTCGTCCCACTCCATGACGTGCGGACGGATTTCGCGCTCGGCAAACTCGCGCACGCTCTTGCGGAGTTGCAGTTGCTCATCGTTGAGTTGAAAATCCAAAACCAGCCTCCGGTGCGGGTGGTTGCGGCCGCCAAGGTGGAACAAACACGTATAACATACGCTGGGGGCAGGGCAAAGCGCAGCTTATGGAGAAACCAGGTACGTCAGTAACTTAGGGGACGAGCTTGTCAGGAATTCGGCAGGTTGCAGTGATTTAGCGATTTAGTGATTTGTGATTACTGGAAAGTCGACGAACTACGCGATGAGCTCCACCAATCACTGAATCGCTAAATCACAAATGGTCCTACTGGCTGATGACCACGAAGGTGGGCTGGGGCGAGCCGGAAGCAATGGTGTTGATGACGGTGTCGTCGGAAGTGCGGATGCAGGAAATGCTGTTGGAATCGCGGTTGGCGACCACCACCTTGGTCGAGGCGGCATCGGCGGCCAACGAAACCGGTGTGCTGCCCACGGTGATTGTCTTGCGGACCGCCAGGCTGACGGCATCGAGAACGGTCACGGTCGTCCCCGAGCACCCCGTCAGGTTGACGGCATCGCTGCACCCGGCATTGGCCACATAGAGGCGCGTGCCATCGGGCAAGGCGGCAATGGAAGCAGGACCGGCGTCGACGGCGACCGTCTTGATCAGGGTGAGGCCGATATCGGCGTCGAAAACCGAAATGGTGTTGGACCCGGTATTGGCGACGTACAGGCGCCGCCGGCCGGGTTCGAACAGCAGGAACGTGGGAGAAGCGCCCGCGGCCACGGTCGCGACCACGGTGTTGCTGGCGACGTTGATCGCCGAAACTGTCCCGCTACCCTGATTCGCCACATACAAGGTCTTGCCATCCGAGTTGATGGCGGCGGCGACGGGAGAACTGCCGACGGGAATGGTGGCGACCACGGAATTGTCGGGTGGAGAAATCGCGCTCACGGTGCCGTCGCCCTTATTGACGCTGTACAGCAGGGTGGTGTCGGGCGTCTGCACCAACGCCACCGGCGTGCGTCCCACCGGGATCGAGGTCTCCAAGGCATTGTTGAAAGTCGTAATCACGCCCACCGAGTTGGTCCCCGAGTTGGCCACATACATGAAACCGACCTGGG
Coding sequences within it:
- a CDS encoding YncE family protein, with protein sequence MGKYVEHSLPPVQTSVTFRKRRRSVPAGIAAALAWVLLSGCGDVYRPVANPVLKPGGDPQAARVAVVLSNNNGSPGMSTSVDISGDTNIGNFVVGRSPVHAAFAALTAQALVANKNDDSLSVFTPLAQGSTVTFITLPAGSAPVYLASTQVGFMYVANSGTNSVGVITTFNNALETSIPVGRTPVALVQTPDTTLLYSVNKGDGTVSAISPPDNSVVATIPVGSSPVAAAINSDGKTLYVANQGSGTVSAINVASNTVVATVAAGASPTFLLFEPGRRRLYVANTGSNTISVFDADIGLTLIKTVAVDAGPASIAALPDGTRLYVANAGCSDAVNLTGCSGTTVTVLDAVSLAVRKTITVGSTPVSLAADAASTKVVVANRDSNSISCIRTSDDTVINTIASGSPQPTFVVISQ